From Quercus lobata isolate SW786 chromosome 1, ValleyOak3.0 Primary Assembly, whole genome shotgun sequence, one genomic window encodes:
- the LOC115981710 gene encoding scarecrow-like protein 3 gives MAPMLQDEGSSSVTSSPLQLFSMMSLSPNLGSPYPFVRELKSEERGLYLIHLLLTCANHVAAGSLENANIALEQISQLASPDGDTMQRIAAYFTEALADRILKAWPGLHKALNSTKLTLVSEEILVQKLFFELFPFMKVAFVLTNQAIVEAMEGEKMVHIIDLNAAEPAQWIALIQVLSARPEGPPHLRITGVHQQREVLEQMAFKLTEEAEKLDIPFQFNPVVSKLDNLDFEKLRVKTGEALAISSVLQLHSLLASDDELLRKKSPLAPKNLNGIHLPGVPQINQSTLGELLEKDLVNGHSRSPDSATSSPQSLSASAKMDGFFNALWGLTPKLMVITEQDSNHNGSTLMERLLEALYSYAALFDCLESTVPRTLERLKLEKMLFGEEIKNIIACEGAERKERHEKLEKWVQRLDLAGFGNLPLSYYGMLQAGRLLQGYGSDGYKIKEENGCVVICWQDRALFSVSAWRCRK, from the coding sequence ATGGCACCAATGCTTCAAGATGAAGGGTCTTCTTCTGTAACTTCATCACCACTCCAATTATTTTCCATGATGTCTCTTTCACCCAATTTAGGATCACCATACCCATTTGTTAGAGAACTTAAATCTGAAGAGAGGGGTTTGTATTTGATCCACTTATTGCTCACTTGTGCAAATCATGTTGCTGCCGGCAGCCTTGAAAATGCAAATATTGCCCTTGAACAAATCTCCCAACTTGCCTCTCCTGATGGTGATACCATGCAGCGTATCGCTGCATACTTCACTGAGGCACTTGCAGATAGAATCCTAAAAGCTTGGCCTGGTCTTCACAAAGCCCTCAACTCTACTAAATTAACATTGGTTTCTGAAGAAATTCTTGTTCAGAAACTGTTTTTCGAGCTGTTTCCCTTCATGAAGGTGGCATTCGTGCTCACAAACCAGGCTATTGTTGAAGCCATGGAAGGGGAAAAGATGGTTCACATAATTGACCTGAATGCTGCTGAACCTGCCCAGTGGATTGCACTTATTCAAGTTTTGAGTGCACGGCCTGAAGGCCCACCCCATTTGAGAATTACTGGGGTTCATCAACAGAGAGAGGTTTTGGAGCAAATGGCGTTTAAACTGACCGAAGAAGCTGAAAAGCTGGATATCCCATTCCAGTTCAATCCTGTAGTTAGTAAATTGGATaatcttgattttgaaaaacttcGTGTCAAAACAGGGGAGGCTCTAGCGATCAGTTCAGTTCTTCAATTGCATTCCCTGTTGGCCTCTGATGATGAACTCTTGAGAAAGAAATCCCCACTAGCTCCAAAGAATCTGAATGGAATTCACTTACCTGGAGTCCCGCAAATCAACCAAAGCACATTGGGTGAGCTGCTTGAGAAAGATTTAGTTAATGGGCATAGCCGGAGTCCTGACTCAGCCACGTCATCACCCCAATCTTTAAGTGCTTCAGCTAAGATGGATGGATTTTTCAATGCCTTGTGGGGCTTGACACCGAAGCTCATGGTAATAACAGAACAAGATTCTAACCACAATGGATCAACTTTAATGGAGAGGCTATTGGAGGCTCTTTACTCCTATGCAGCATTGTTTGATTGTTTGGAGTCTACAGTGCCAAGAACATTGGAGAGATTGAAGCTAGAGAAGATGCTGTTTGGGGAGGAAATTAAGAACATTATAGCATGCGAGGGAGctgagagaaaagaaaggcaTGAAAAGCTTGAGAAGTGGGTCCAAAGGCTTGACTTGGCTGGGTTTGGGAATTTGCCTTTGAGCTATTATGGTATGTTGCAGGCAGGGCGGTTGTTGCAAGGTTATGGTTCTGATGGTTATAAGATCAAGGAAGAGAATGGCTGTGTGGTAATATGCTGGCAAGACCGAGCCTTGTTTTCAGTATCGGCTTGGAGATGTAGGAAGTAA